In Setaria viridis chromosome 5, Setaria_viridis_v4.0, whole genome shotgun sequence, the genomic stretch cattttggctttggcttttgatgtatctagaaaaaccaaaacaaatagtaatttaaaATTTAGGGAGTACATATAACATATATGATATGAATATCATCGCGTACATGGAGATGCTCGTTGGGGACAATGGACAAGGGACCTGACGTTAGGACAAGTTCTAGTGATATTTGTTATGCGTTCCGGTGCCTGTTTGGTGAAGCTTGCGATTGGGACCTCAACTGAAACCTTATCATTAGATCAATGAATTGAGGTTTAATCCGGAGTTTGGTAGACCATCTTTCTCAAGTATCCGAAACAGGTAGAATGGGTCGGCTTGAAGCATCATCCAACTTACTGAAAACGACATGCTACTATTTCTTAGGTGCGGACAAAGGGGCAACGGATCAAACTGCTTCACTTGCTTGGATCATAAGCTTACATTTGAATCAGTCCAGATAACTAACACACCAATAATAACAGAGTACAACAGTGTGAAGTTCTTACGTATATATCATCTGCGGTCTGTGCTTCAATTTCCGATCCTCAATAACACATAACTTAATTCCCAGAATGAATTTCTAGTATCGAGTGGTAAAGCCTCTCTCTCCCTACATAATCTACCTATAGCTGAAGGTTGGCTCTTCTGTGCGACTGGTTCCTCGAGTGAAAAGATGAACGGGGGGTAAGCAAAGATGTTGCTTACAAAACTGGTGCAGCAATGATCTGAGGTGCTGTGGACAGGCATCACCTTGACGAGCGCAATCCTACGAACTAAGGTGGAAGATCTGGCAATCTGGTTTGTATTCATCCTTGGATGTAGCCTCTTCAAACTTCTTCAATGGTCCTTCGTTCTCTGTCAAGCCAGTCTGGACAAAGTATCTAGTCCACCATGAAGAACTCCGCAATTTTGCCTGTGAACAGACCGGATAGATTCTGTCAGTAAAGGAATCTACTCTGGCAATCATGATAAGTCTTCACCAACAAATTTTGTAGCTTTCAATAAAGTATGGTTTTATTCATTATTGATGTGGAACAAATAAGTACTTGGATTAGACAGCAAAACAGACAAACCAAAAGTATCCAAACAAGACCGGCCATCAATAGCACCAACAGAATATCCTATTATTATGTGGAACAAAAGAAACGTACTCACATAACACAACAAAATGGCCAAACCAACAGGTTCCAAGCAAGACCGACCATCAATATTCAATAACAGTAATGGACCAACAGACTTGGTATTTCACAATATGTACCAGGTGTCTCAAATTATGCCATAACATAGCCTTAGTCAAGATATCAGATCTAAATTAATTCTGGGACATCAGATATCCGTACGAAGAAATACCCACATAAGCAATATCACTATAGATGTAACCAAGCGAAGCAGTAATTTTCTTGAAAATCAGTAAGACAGTAACTCTTTGCATAAAATTAATCCTGCAGTATTTGCAAAATGCATAGAATAGGTTTGGCTCAGTAAAGCGGACATCATGTAGTTAAATCATATGCATAACAAGTTTGCACGCCATCAACAGAAGTCAGTTGCACATACCGGCCTTCCAAATTTTGGCAGTTCTGAAACCTTAGGTTTCTGCTGACCTGGATTGCCTGAAATGAAGAAATGAAACAAACATTTTTCAGACAACCTATGCTATCCACCATAGCAAAACATGAACGGACCCCATATACCAGAAAAGCTATGTTTTAAATGTTCAATAAATTATACAGGATACTGCAGGAGTAAAACATTTTTCGGGGGCCTAAGTGGACATCACTAGCAAGTTGCCAACCTTGAATGACTCAAAAGTCAATACTCAAAAGGAATGAGAATAGAGCTGTTTGAACAGCAAAGTTCCAACTCCAGTACCCAACCCATGTCCCCAACAGTTCGATCATGTACTGCTCTAGAGACCTAGCATTAAGCCTTAAAAGTATATACCACTTCGATCTCCAAGATGTTAGCAACTTAGCGTCATCTTGTGTTGCACTAGCACCGGATTTAAATTAGCTACATTGAGATATAAACACATAGTGTCTTTAAGGTTCATCCTTTGAATTTCTTTTTATTGTGTCCATTTGGTAAAGAGAATAGAAAATCTAACTACCGAAAGACACACAACTAAGATACATGCAGAAAGATGTAGAAAAACAATCGCAGATCAAAGATTATTCTACAAGAAAATTTTACGTAAAGATGCCTTTCTTCAAATGTAGAATACAAttaaggaaagaaaaataattagtgGTATTTGTCAACGTTTAATCACTTCTGAAACAGAACAGATTCTTTTACCACGGAAAAGTACATTTATAGGCATGTGTATATCAAGCATAGGTTCCCcaacaagaaaaaagacatCAGATATTTCAAGAAGAAAGTACATACCAGCAAAGATGACAAGGCCATCAGTGGAGACCTTTGCTAAATCCGGAAGTGTTTTGTTCAGATACCTTGGGGTCAGATAATCTAAAGCATCTGACACAACAACAAGACTAAAAGAATCTGGGCGGTATGGAAGGGGGAACTTAATATCAGACATGCGGACAAAGCCCTTGCGCACAAGGCTTTTGCAACTACTGTCAGTGTCCTCCAAATCATAAGGCTCCACTCCCCAAGCTTCAACCTTTCCTTCTTTCAACAAGTTAGAAACTACTGTACAACTATCTGGGCCTACATGGAGGACCTTTTGCATCGCATTGCCATATGCCTTTTTAAGATAAGGAAGCGCCCGCATAACTTCTGATGTGCAAGTACCTGGATGCAGACATACACAAAACGTCTGAGATAAGTAGGAGGGTAAAACTTCCACATTAGTACTTTGGGTTCGGGAAAGTAAAATGTAAAGAAGATGAGTAAGGCAACCAAGCAACCAAAATTCAATTGTCCACTGTAATATTGGCTAATTTAATTTATCTAGCATGGCTTGTGTATCAATCTCATAACGATTAACGTCATAAATCATGTGCCCTTATTTACAGGATCAGCTACTGGTCTATCTGAGCCCGAACAAACGATAGTAAATTAATCAACAACAGAACTATTTTGCTGTGGTACCAGGTCAGCACTTTTGACTACTACTGCTATTTCttaatgtttttttaaaaggaaacattgtttttatatatttttactGAATTGGTCACAGCAACCAAATTATAGTGGGGTGGAATAATTTTTACTGAAAATCAGCTATTTATCATGTGCGCCATAATTTGTCATCAGTTCCTAGCATTTGAATACTGTATTTCATTGCCTAGTGAAGAATAACACCAGGCATGAAGGCAGTAAGATCCAGATGCTGGGTCTCCCTATGAAAATGCTTCTAATGAATCAGCATAGGAATCGTGTGAGAGACTTCGAGGTTACCGCACCACTAGACAATGATAAGCTTACAAGAATATAGGCAAATAGAAGGCATTGTGAGAtagctgaaacaaaaataatttttttgggGTGAAGAAAAATTAGTTAACATATTTAGTGCCAATTATAATAGCAAACACAGCTTGGAGTCAGAGACAACAAAAATAATTCCAAGCTGCAACTCTAATGGCATATCAGCAGAGTAAATTTAAGCAAGAAACCATAAGCTTGCATTAGGAGACTCTGGAATGGCAGCAGTAAAACCCAAGAAACAGAGACACAAAAGACAAATGTACCTTCAGACCTGCTAACAGCTTCTCTGCTTGTAACAGTTACACCTGTCCATTGGAGAAAGAGTCAAACAAAAAGTAAAGGATAAGATTTCAATCATAATTCATTGGTGCCAACTGATGACGTATTGATTCAGTCACTTTGCTTTCAACATTGTGTGATAATACATATGCATTATTACTCTCCACAAACAACCAGCAGCAGTGCATCGTAGGTGTGTCAAATGAAGTATTGACTTAGGAGACAAGTAATTGATGAATTTAATTTGAAAAGTAATGCGCCATGCTCTTCTCGCTAGTCtatgaattcaatttgtacatgtcACAAGCCACGCTCTAATCGCCAATTAGCAATTATAAACTTTCCACAATCCAACATCAATTAGGAAAAACAAGTTTGCGAGTCTAACCGAGAGCCTTTAACCGACCTGAGCCGCTGTTGAAGTAGGCGACGAGGAGAATGACACCCTGCAGACATGAACAGCTAAACCGTCAGCGTCAAAGCAAATTTCCAAACGACAGCATTAGTATCGTGGTATAACTGAACAAGGAGGGGGGAATACCAGGACGACGAGGGCAATGGTGAGCacgggcggcgagcgcgacTTGGGGTGGAGCAGGCCGCCGACGGACGGCAGGCCCCCGTCCGCCACCCGCCGGCTCGGGTTCACCGACCTCCTAGACATCCTCCTGCCCTCCCTCCCGAATCCGGCCAGCCacgctctctctcccccctcgaTCACCTGCTCGCACGAAACAGACCACAGGGCCAGATTAGCCGAAAATCCGAGACCAAACGACGAAGGTTCCCGCAATGCCAATCCACGCACGCGGATGCATCAGAAGCGCGTCGGCCGCAGATCGGAATCCCCTGTggcgcgaggaggcggaggtacCTCTgtcaatggcggcggcggcggcggcgggcgggcggggacgCGGAGGGGAGGAATCCGGCGCTAGGGTTGCCGGATTGGGGACGGATCTGAGGCGGGGAGGCGGGGACGGGACGGAGTGAGGCGCGGGGGCGGAgtggggtggggggagggggcagcGAGTGGGTGGCGATCCGGCGCGATAGGGACGGGGGGCGGCAGGGCACGAGCAGAGCACGCGGGAGGAATGGAATTTGCTTCGCTGGAGCCTGGAGCTAATGGGGAATAGCGAGCGCATTATATACGACGACGGCAGATTAGCACGCCATTAGCGACCGGAGATGAGGATTAGTGGGGCGCGGCCCGAATTTCGAGGACGGGGGCGGAGGGGGATTTTGTTCGGGGATGTCGGTCGTCGACGCGTCGTGGCATGCCTGACACTGACCGGTGGGACCTtctggtcttttttttttttaatgttggGTGCTCGGTGGCTGGCCTGGCCCGGGTGGGTTCCGGCCCAACCCATCGTGCTCGTGTCACTCTAGTCAACGCAAAATGGACACTCGTAAACCTGGCATGGCATCATCGATCCGCAGAATTCAGTGTACCTCACACCAACACAGTTGCgcgctcaaaaaaaaaaaaaaggaaaccaaagagaagaaaagagcACAGCTGCGTCAGCAGGCCAATGGTTGTAAAGCTTCAGAACCCTGCGTCAATCCATAAGACCAACTTCGCGGTCACTTGCACACAATTACACCAAGTAACGTAACGCGTACTTTATTATTTGCCGTGGATTTACATGTAATTACCAGCAGATACTTTACAGCATCCTCTCTTCTCTATAACTCAATTTACAATCCTCACGTGCTTGCGGAAATAGATCTCACTCGCTAAATCAGTAGTCTCGTTGATCAGTTGCAGAACAGAGTCTCCTTCGTGGCGTTCCCAGTGGTTGAGTTCACTCTGATGgacaagtgatttcacattagTAGGCACATTAATTGGCAGAAATGACCATTAGTCCATGCGTGtctaatttttcaaaaaaagaaaaggtctaTGCATGTCAACTGTCAATGCACTGCATTCTTACCCATCAGCGATTTTGCAGAGGTATTCCCGTTGATCGTCTCGCAGTGGGACATCGGTGAAATCTGCAGGCAGTAGAACGAGTGGTTAATCAAGAGACACTATCAGTCAGTCTGGCAAAACCCTGCACCTAACGTTTGATATCCAGTTACAACTTTGGTGTAACTTTTGCTCATTCACATTTGG encodes the following:
- the LOC117859131 gene encoding probable pectin methylesterase CGR2 isoform X1 — its product is MSRRSVNPSRRVADGGLPSVGGLLHPKSRSPPVLTIALVVLGVILLVAYFNSGSGRLKALGVTVTSREAVSRSEGTCTSEVMRALPYLKKAYGNAMQKVLHVGPDSCTVVSNLLKEGKVEAWGVEPYDLEDTDSSCKSLVRKGFVRMSDIKFPLPYRPDSFSLVVVSDALDYLTPRYLNKTLPDLAKVSTDGLVIFAGNPGQQKPKVSELPKFGRPAKLRSSSWWTRYFVQTGLTENEGPLKKFEEATSKDEYKPDCQIFHLSS
- the LOC117859131 gene encoding probable pectin methylesterase CGR2 isoform X2, whose amino-acid sequence is MSRRSVNPSRRVADGGLPSVGGLLHPKSRSPPVLTIALVVLGVILLVAYFNSGSGVTVTSREAVSRSEGTCTSEVMRALPYLKKAYGNAMQKVLHVGPDSCTVVSNLLKEGKVEAWGVEPYDLEDTDSSCKSLVRKGFVRMSDIKFPLPYRPDSFSLVVVSDALDYLTPRYLNKTLPDLAKVSTDGLVIFAGNPGQQKPKVSELPKFGRPAKLRSSSWWTRYFVQTGLTENEGPLKKFEEATSKDEYKPDCQIFHLSS